CGACACCAGCGTTAAAACCTCAATGCTATGGTTAGTCGGCGCATTCTTCTTCCACACACTAGGTGAACTGTGTCTATCTCCAATTGGTCTATCACTGGTGACTAAGCTTGCGCCACTGCGCCTTGCATCTTTGATGATGGGTGCATGGTTTGGTTTCAACGCCATTGCGAACTACGTCGCAGGTGTAGTCGGCTCACACGTAGGCGAGCTAGGTGCTATGGCAATCTTTAGTGGTATCGCTATCACAGCTGTTATCTGTGGCGTTATCCTACTGTTGTTTGCTAACACCTTAGTAAAATGGATGCACGGCGCAGAGCAAAGCTCAGTGAGCAATGCAGAACAAGTAGAAGAGCAGCAAGCTCAAATCGCTTAATTGTTTATTCGTTGGATCGAATAGAAATGACAAAGGCCAGTCAACATGACTGGCCTTATTTGTTTAAACTCGTTTAATTTGACGCGCTAAGCGTTGTTCACCAACTCTGCCATCATGGCGACATGGGCATCTGAGTCGTTAAGACACTCGATGTAACTAAAGCGCTCACCTCCAGCTTCAATAAAGGTCTCTTTGGCCTCTATAGCGATTTCTTCCAGAGTTTCCAAACAGTCGACCGAGAATGCTGGCGTCATAACATCGATGGTTTTGATACCCTCGCCTGGCATCTTCTCTAGGGTTTTGTCAGTGTATGGCTGCAGCCACTCTTCACGACCGAATATCGATTGATAGCTCATTCCCATCTGCGATTCATCCAAACCGAGCTCTTGGCGCAGCAGGTCAGTGGTTGCCTGACAATGCAGTGGGTACACATCCCCGTTGTCTGCATAGCGCTTTGGTATGCCGTGGTAGGAACATAACAGGTAATCAGCACGGCCATTTTGCTCCCAGTGAACTCTGACCTTGTCAGCGAGCGCTTTGATGTACATTGGATGATCGTGATAGTCACGAATCATAGAAAAGGCCGGTAAGGTTGAAATCGACTTACACACCTTCGCGATACCATCAAACGCGGCTGCTGTTGTGGTGCCCGAGTACTGCGGATAAAGCGGCAGTACCACTATCTTTTCTACACCTTGATCGAGCAGTTTAGTGATCCCGCTTTGCAGCGATGGATTGCCGTAACTCATGCCAAGTTCAACAGGGAGGTTGATTGATTGAGCCAGCTTATCGGCCTGACGCTTAGAGTACACCATCAGCGGTGAGCCCTCGTCCATCCATACCGATTGATAAGCTTTAGCGACCTTAGGAGAGCGAATAGGAAGAATGATACCGTGCAGCACCGGACACCAAATCCAGCGGGTCATATCTACGACGCGATGATCGTGCAGAAACTGCTCTAAAAAGCGTCTCACCCCTTTTGCTGTCGGTTCATCTGGCGTGCCAAGGTTAACCAACAACACACCCATTTTTGACGAATCGCTCATAGACTTCCTTTGTTTTTAATAGTATTTCTAAGCGAATTATATACCTATGTGCGCTTTTCTTGGATCAAAAAAAACGACCTCGAAAGGTCGTTTTTTTAGCGAATTCACAAATGTCGATTAAGACAGTGCTTTTTCGATGTCTGCGCTAACGTCAGCCACTTGCTTAGTACCGTCAAATTTTAGGTACTTAGTGCTGCCTGCTTCTGCTTCTTTACCGTAGTAAGAGATTAGTGGTGCAGTTTGATCGTGGTATACACCTAGACGAGCACGAACGGTTTCTTCTTTGTCGTCATCACGTACCACTAGGTCTTCACCTGTTACGTCATCTTTACCTTCCACTTTAGGTGGGTTGTAAACAACGTGGTAAGTACGACCAGAAGCTAGGTGAGCACGACGGCCAGCCATACGCTCTACGATTACGTCGTCAGCAACGTCAAATTCGATCACGTAGTCTACATCTACGCCCATCTCTTTTAGGCCATCAGCCTGAGGGATCGTGCGTGGGAAGCCGTCAAGTAGGAAACCTTTCTCGCAATCGTCTTGAGCGATACGCTCTTTGATTAGACCAAGAATGATGTCGTCAGATACAAGTTGACCTGCATCGATAACTGCTTTCGCTTTCTTACCAAGCTCAGTGCCTGCTTTGATTGCTGCACGTAGCATGTCACCAGTAGAAATTTGTGGGATACCATATTTTTCCATGATGAATTGAGCTTGTGTGCCTTTACCTGCACCTGGAGCACCTAAAAGAATGATGCGCATGACTTGTCCTCTTATATAAAAAAAGATTTATACCGAAGCCTACTGCTTTGATGCCCAATGGGCATGTTTGCTGCGATACGTTTCGGTATAAACGGTTTATTCAAAAATAGTTGAATCTTTTACTTGGCGCGCATTCTATCATAGAAATCGCTTGCTTGACGCCAAAAGTGTCTAAAGATCCTGCTTTGCACTCTAAAGTTACCTAAAAGTGTGCGTTTAGCCCTGGGAAAACAAGAGCTCGAATCCTCGAGCTCTTGAATTAGACTAGGGTGTCAAACTCTGCAAGGGAATTAGACTTTAGCCAAAAGCTTGTTGATCGCACCCAAGAATTGCGAAGGGTCGGTCATTGAGCCACGCTCTGCGAGCATCGCTTGACCAAGTAGCACTTCAACCCAACGGCCGAATGCTTCTTCATCGGCTTCATCTGCCATGCGCTTAACCAGCTCATGCTCAGGGTTAATCTCAAAGATGTACTTCACCTCTGGTACTTCTTGACCCGCCGCTTCTAGCAGCTTCGCCATTTGTGTACCCATTTCGAAATCATCAGTGACGACTACCGCTGGTGTGCTTGCTAGCTTGAACGTGGTGCGAACTTCTTTAACGCGCTCACCTAGGTAAGTTTGCGTGCGCTCAACCACTGACTTGAACTCTTCTTCCGTCTCTTTTTGCTTCTCTTTCTCTTCTTCGCCTTCGAACTTGCTCAGATCAAGACCCGCTTTAGTGATTGACTGGAACTGCTTACCATCAAACTCAGTGAGGTAGTTCATTAGCCATTCGTCGATACGGTCATACATCAAGACAACTTCAATGCCTTTCGCTTTAAACTGCTCAAGGTGAGGGCTATTCTTCGCGGCTGCGTAGCTGTCTGCTGTTAGATAATAGATCTTATCTTGGCCTTCTTTCATGCGCTCAACATAAGACGCTAGAGAAATCGTCTGCTCAGCTGAATCCACTTCCGTCGAAGCAAAGCGCATTAGACCAGCGATTTTCTCTTTGTTCGCCATGTCTTCGGCAGGACCTTCTTTTAGCACTAGGCCAAACTCTTTCCAGAAAGACTGATATTTCTCTTCGTCATTCTTCGCCATGCGCTCAAGCATAGTGAGCACGCGCTTAGTACAGGCACCACGCAGCGATTGAGTCACTTTGTTGTCTTGAAGGATTTCGCGAGAAACGTTTAGTGGGAGATCATTTGAATCTATCAAACCGCGCACAAAACGCAGGTAAGACGGCATAAACTGCTCAGCGTCATCCATAATAAACACGCGTTGCACGTAAAGCTTTAGACCGCTCTTGTGGTCACGGTTCATCATATCCCATGGTGCTTTTGCTGGGATGTAAAGCAGGCTGGTGTAGTCGTTTTTGCCTTCAACACGGTTGTGGCTCCACACCAGTGGATCCGCGAAATCGTGAGAAACGTGTTTGTAGAACTCTTGATATTCTTCGTCTTTGATATCAGATTTATTACGAGTCCAAAGCGCTTGAGCTTTATTGATTTGCTCCCACTTACCTTGGTCGGTCTCTTTACCTTCTTCGTCACGCTCAAGGGTCCAAATAGACACTGGAATACCGATATGATCAGAGTACTTACTGATAACATCACGCAGGCGCCATTCTGATAGGAACTCTTTACCTTCTTCACGCATGTGAAGCACGATGTCCGTACCGCGAGTCTCTTTGGTGATGTCTTCGATGGTGTAATCACCTTCACCAGCAGAGTGCCATTGCACAGCTTGATCCGCTGACGTGCCTGCAGCACGAGTGCGCACGGTCACTGCATCAGCCACAATAAAGGCAGAGTAGAAACCAACACCAAACTGGCCAATAAGCTGTGAGTCCTTACTCTGCTCTTCAGACAGTTTGGCAAAAAACTCTTTGGTTCCAGATTTAGCGATCGTTCCAAGATGCTCAATCACATCGTCACGAGTCATACCAATACCGTTGTCCGAAACGGTCAAAGTATTGTTCTTTTCATCAAACGATAACTTAACGCCCAGGTCAGCATCGCCTTGATATAGCTCTGTATTAGATAGGGCTTGAAAACGCAGCTTGTCGGCGGCGTCTGATGCGTTTGAAATCAGCTCTCTTAGAAAAATTTCTTTGTTTGAATACAGAGAGTGGATCATAAGGTGAAGAAGTTGCTTTACCTCAGACTGAAAGCCACGGGTCTCTTTGTTCTTAGTCTCAACGGTGCTCATGCTATCTCCATTTACACATTTCATACCGAGTTTCGCTAAAGTCATACTCGATATCGCTACGATTAGTTGATTAAAGAGATGAGGATGAAGATTGTAAATTCAAGGTAAAGATAAATAAAAATACTGTTTTTTTGATTTGTTTTTATTATCCTACTGCACCTGACTATAAAAAAATCCTAAAATTCTATAATTGGCTCTGAAGACATGCAGCGCCTGAATATCTGTTTCGTCGCGTTGCGGCATTAAAAAGAAGAATGCAATGAGTAACATAGGCACTAAGTTTATACTCGGCCAGAGGTACATTTTTGACCCAAACAGCAATTCGTTGGTCGACCAAACCAATAACGATGAAGTCGTTCGTCTTGGTAGTAATGAAAGTCGCATCCTACTTCTACTTGCTGAAAGACCGAATGAAGTAATCACTCGAAACGAACTGCATGATTTCGTTTGGCGTGAACAAGGCTTCGAGGTTGACGACTCTAGCCTTACGCAAGCTATCTCTACGCTGCGTAAAATGCTAAAAGATCCAACAAAATCTCCGCAGTTTGTCAAAACGGTGCCGAAACGTGGCTACCAGTTGATCTCAGCCGTTGAACGCTCTGCACCCAAAGCGTCCTCTGACACACTAGATGAAGCACCGGTTGCCGAACTTCCAGCAGATAAACTGGAAGCAGTAACTATTGCAACTGCACCAACAGCAGCCACTGTTGCTATCGCACAAAAACCAAAAACACCACCCAGTGTTTGGGCGATGATTGCGGTAGCTATCTTGTTACCGATAGTAGTCTTAATGGTCACCAACCCTGCACAATCGACCTTTAAACCACTGAGCGTAGTCAATGAAGTTCAAATTGTGACGCCAGAAAGTCACCCTGACGTGACAAGCTGGTTGCCAAAAATTGAGCAATGCGTAGCGAAATACGTGGAAACACACACTGGTGACATGCTACCGGCACAAGTGATTGTCACTGGCGATCAAACCGATCAAATCGCTCTCAACTTCATTCACACTGTCGATCATTCAAGTGAGAACAGCACAATGCGTATCTTCACTGAACAGTCTGATTTGTCTAAAGTGTGCCAGTAAGGAGTCGTAACCGATGAAAATGAAATACGCCGCTATCTTACTGGCAATCTCAACTGCGTTGAGTGCCTGGCTATATTGGGGAAGCGATCTCAAGCTGGAGCAAGTGCTGACCTCCAACGAATGGCAATCGAACATGGTTGGCATTATTGCCGCAAGGCATTATCCAGATACGGATATCGGTCCATTGAGCCGTCTAGAAATGTCAGCAAACGTGAAGTACTTACCAGGCGGTGAGTATATTCGTGAGTCTTCGATGCGTCTTTTTGGTGACGATCCAGAGACTCACACGCTGATTAAAATTTCTGAAATGGGCACGTGGACAATCAGTGATAACTATCTTCTGATTTCGCCACGCGAGTTTAAAGACACAGCAACCGCACAATCTGATGAGTTTACTCATGAGCAACTTGCGATGATTAAGCAATTTCTGAAAATGGAAGCGCAGCAAAGTCGCCGTATCGATATTGTAAACGAGAACACACTGCTGCTGACCAGTTTAAACCAAGGTTCTTCAATCCTATTTTCAAACTAACTTAGTTCAGATATAAAGTATTCAAAGGAGGCGCAAGCCTCCTTTTTAATCATGATAACAGGGATGAATATGCAAAAACCGACCATCGACATTTACTATTGCCGTCAGTGTAACTGGATGCTGCGCGCCACTTGGATGACCCAAGAACTGCTGCACACTTTTAGCGAAGAAGTGGAAACGATCCGTCTACACCCAGACACCGGTGGGCGATTTGAGATCTATTGTAACGAAGTTCAAATTTGGGAGCGTAAGCGTGATGGCGGCTTTCCAGAAGCGAAAGTTCTTAAGCAGAAAGTGCGAGATATTATCGCGCCAGATCGCGACTTGGGACATGTGGACAGTACGATCCGCTAAAAATAAAAAAAAACAGAGCAAAAGCTCTGTTTTTTTTATTTTTAGAATAGGTTAGCCCAGTAGGCTCAATGCTGCATTTGGTGCCTGCTTCGCTTGCGCCAGGATTGAGCTTGATGCTTGCGATAGGATTTGGCTCTTGGTCATCGACGTCGTTTCTTTCGCGAAGTCAGTATCTTTAATACGGCTCTTCGATGCGTTCACATTCTCGTTGATGTTATCCAAGTTGTTGATTGCGTGATTGAAACGGTTTTGGAATGCACCAAGTTCGGCACGGTGGCTGTCCACGTATTTTAGAGCTGAGTCTAGGATAGCAACCGATTCTTGCGAACCACCAACAGATGTTACATCAATCGTATCGACCGTGACTGCGTTGCCTGCTTGCATGTCTAGCTCGCCTGCTAGGCCGCCAGAGAAAGCCACTGCGCCATCAACTTTATTGTTACCAGCAAACACTTGCAGCTTACCGTCTTGGTCAACAGAGGCTTTGACTAAATCCGTTTGACCATTGATGTACGTCGCTAACTGCTCAATGTCATCACCTGCTTTAGCGTTAATAGTGATGGATTGCGCATCACCGAAGCTGTCTGTTAGGTCAATCGTTAGGTCGTTAGTACCTGCTGCTACTGTCCAGTCTTTGTCTTTTGCGTTGCCTGCTTGGTAGCTACTGCCACCCATTTGAGCATTGTCAGAACGCATGTCACGAAGGCTTAGCATCACAGCTTCACCATTATCAGCGCCAATTTGGAATGATTGAGTACCATAAGTACCGTTGAGCAGCTTGTTTCCACCGAATGAGGTTGTTTCTGCGATACGGTTTAGTTCGTCGTTTAGTGCTGTTACTTCTTCTTGAATCGCAACACGCTCAGCTTTTGAGTTAGAGCCGTTTGATGATTGAAGTGATAAGTCACGCATACGTTGCAAGATATTGGTGGTCTCGTTCATCGCACCTTCAGCGGTTTGTGCGATTGAGATACCATCGTTAGCGTTACGAACGGCAACATCAAGACCACGGCTTTGCACGTTCAAACGGTTAGAGATTTGTAGACCCGCTGCGTCATCTTTAGCGCTGTTAATTTTGTGACCAGACGACAAACGCTCCATTGAGGTTTGTTGGGCTTGGTTCGCGTTGTTTAGGTAACGCTGCGCTGTCATCGCTGATACGTTTGTATTTACATTCACTGCCATGTTGTTTCTCCAATTGATTTTCCGGTGTAGCGGTTTCCGACGTCTCGGAAAACCAAGTAGTTCTCTCAAAGTTACTTTCTTTATCGTCCTTAAAACCTAACACTTGAGATAAAAAATGAACAAAATTGTGATTTTTTGAGCTATCGAATAGAAGATGTGACAGAAATGGTAAAAAGAAATGTTTTATCAAAAAAAGACTAAAGTTCGACTTTAAACGGTCGATGCCCTTAGCCTTGTAATAGAGTTAACGCCAAGTTCGGCGTTTGTTTCGCTTGAGCTAATACCGTCGTACTCACTTGCTGCAAGATTTGTTGCTTAAGCATTTGAGTGGTCTCTTTGGCATAGTCGGTATCGCGGATACGACTTTGTGATGCGGAAAGGTTCTCTTCCATATTGGCGAGATTATTGATGGTATGGTTGAGACGATTTTGAGTCGCACCAAGCTCTGCTCTGTGGCTATCAACAAACTTCATCGCTTTATCTAGCACGGACACTGACAGTTGCGCGCCGCCGACAGTACCAATGGACATGTCGTTGACGGTCACGACTTGGCCAGTCTGCAAACCGACTTCACTGGCAAAGGTGCCAGAAAAACTCACCGCTCCGGTCACTTTGTCCGAATCAGCGAAAATCTGAAGTTGGCCATTCTCATCCACCGAAGCGGCAAACACATCGGTTTGACCATTAATATAAGTGGCGACCTGCTCTATATCATCACCTTGTTTGAGTTCAATCGCGACAGATTGATTGACACCTTGAGCATCAACATAGCTGAATGCCAGAGCATTATTACTCTGCCCGACTCGCCATTCAGGTGGTGCGCTGTTTCCGGCTTGATACACAGCACCGCCCATGGACAATTGATCTGTTCGCAAATTCGCAAGCCCGACTTGCAGCGCTTCTCCCGATTGAGCACCAATTTGAAACTCTGAACTACCAAACGTGCCATTCAGGAGCTTCCGACCACCAAAGCTAGTAGTCTCTGCGATACGGTTTAGTTCATTATTTAGCGCAACAAACTCTTGTTCTAACGCTTGTCTGTCTTGTGAAGAGTTAGCACCGTTGGCACTTTGCAGAGAAAGATCACGCATGCGCTGTAGGATTTGTGTTGCTTCATTCATCGCCCCTTCTGCTGTTTGCATGATGGAGATACCGTCATTGGCGTTGCGCTGTGCGACGCCAAGCCCACTGATCTGAGCATCGAGTCGATTGGCAATCTGCAATCCCGCAGCATCGTCTTTGGCGCTGTTAATACGATGCCCAGACGACAAACGCTCTAAGGACTGGCTGAGCGCTTTGCTCGCCGCACCTAAGTGGTTTTGCGCCACCATTGCGCTGACATTGGTATTTACAGTGATCGACATGTCGCTTCCAAAAACAGGATGAATTGAATAGCTTAGTTATCGACCAACACTTTGGAAACTTGAGAGATATAGAGAGGAACTCTCAAAGACAAGTGATATGCCTTTGAGAGTATCTTATGGGAAATTGGCTGCGCTTAACCTTTGACGGTTAACGCCGCTAGCATTGTTTGTGACGGAGCAAAGAAGTAAGCACCTGTGACCGCTTTAGTAAAGCGAAGCAATTGATCCGTTTTGCCATCAGTAGCGCCGTACATGCTTTCTAGCATTGCGTCGAAGTTGTGAACCGTATTGCAGTAAGCAATGAACAGAAGACCGTGAGGGCCACTAACCGTGCCGTAAGGCAAGCTATGACGAACGATTTTCAGTCCCTTGCCTTCTTCTTTAATGTCAACTCGACCCACGTGCGAGGCAGCTGGAACATCCTCGAGCTCGATACTGTCTGGCTTAGTACGGCCAACAACTTTCTCTTGCGCAGCAACGTTCAAACGGTTCCAAGCTGGTAGGTTGTGCTCAAAGCGCTGTACCATGACATAGCTACCACCAGCGAACTCACCGTCTGCGACTAGAGCTACCTCAGCACGCTGTTCACCTTTCGGGTTCTCAGTACCGTCAACGAAATCTGTCATGTCTCGCGAATCCATAAAGCGGAAGCCTTGTGTTTCATCGACAATTGTAACGTCTTCAGCGATTTGACCCATTAACTTGCGCAGCAAATAGAAATGCAAGTCGTGGCGGTTCGAGTGACAGTGAGCCAGTACATCCACATCTGACGATGGTGCAAAAATATCGCCCTCACCAAGCTCAGTGAACGGCTTTAGCTCAGACGGCATGGTTTGTTCTAGCTGAGACCAAAAAGAGTGAGAGAAAGCCACAGATAGTGTTAACTGAGCACCGGGCTGAGCTTCATTCAGCTCTTCCACTAACGCGGGTAGCTTCTGAAGGGCATCTAGCACCTGTTGAGCATTCTGATTGACTTTGAGTTGGGTGTATAACGCAAAAGGCTCAGCCTCTGGCGCAATCGCACTTTGTGGTAATGACATTATCTTTCCTCTGTTTTTTCGCTCAGTGTATTTTTTAACAGTTGTTGATTGTATGACCTTGATCAGGAACTTAAGTGATTTTTGCTGGAAGCGCCAAGCTGTCTGCCACACGACGACTGTTGACCAAGTAGATCGCAAACCAAATCAAAGACACCAACGTCACCGCATTAGTCCAAGTAAATTGCCAATGCTGCAAATCAACCAAATAAACGGTGTGTGCGAGCTGAAGTATCACAATAAACAAAGTCACTGGCTTCAACTGACTGACAATGAAGTTGGTGTTTGTTGAGTCGCTTTTTCTGAGCCCAACCAGCCACATTCCAACCACGATAGGTAAGCCCATCGCCAGCCCGAGGTACAGCATAGTATGGTTTGGGTAAACATACTGTAATATGGTACTCCCCTCTTGGCGACTCGCCCCCGCGACGACAAAGACCACCCAAGCACGAATAAGGAACGCCCATCCCAGCCAAAGTAAAATCGGTGTCTTTAACAAGCCGTGTTGATCATATTGTTCGATGCCGTAGCGCATTGTACGTCTCTATTTTTAACTCATATCAAAGTATATGGTGCTAACCCGCGAATCATTCAAGGTTCGCGCAATCATTGTGCTAAGATGCTCGAAAACTCTCGCGCGGAAATAGCATGAAGAACGATAAAACTGCCCCTTCAGTGGAAACTCAGCAAGAAGCAATGAGAATTGCTAAAGCTACCCAAAAGCCAGGGCAAACCAAAGAGCAGACCAAATTAATCGCTCAGGGCATCGAAAAAGGCATTGCTCAATACAAGAAGCAGCAAAAAGAGCGCAAGCGTCAAGCGGATAAAGCGCTCAAGAAACAGAAACGAGCCAAGCAACAGACTCATCAAGAAGCAGTCAACGAGCCGCAACCCACATCAGTAGAAAAAAGCAAATCCCGTCAAGATATGCTGCCATGGGCACTACTTGTCGTAAGCTGGATAGGGTTTATCAGCTATGTCGCGATTTAATCGATTCCTAAGCAAAACAGGATGGGGAATAACGCTCGCTTCTTTTACCTTGTTATCAGGCTGCTCTCAACCTTTTAATCAATTGCAATCCGAGCGAGCTCAGACGGTTGAGGTAAGAGCCGATGCAAACATCGATGTATCTCAATGTCAGTGGAAAGGAGATGTAAGAGGCTCAGAAGGTCATTGGTATACCTACCTCTTCTTTAGCAACAAGTCTCTCACCGAAGGCGCGGTCAACGAAATAAAGAATCAGACGGCGGCTTTAGGTGGTGATACAGTGTTACTGCTCACCCCTGTCGACTTTGAAACCTCAGTTACCCTATTTGGCAGCGCCTATCGCTGCAAAAAATAAAGCCGAAGCTTAGCTTCGGCTTTATTTTTCATTCTCATGCACTTTGGGTTACCGCGCACAATGAGTATACAAACCCTTTTGCAGCGAGGCTATACGCCCAACGTGGTTTCAATATCGTCTTGACGATCAATAACCCACTGGCTGTCAAAAGGCCCCCAGTCTGATAACTGGTAATAACCATCATTGTGTCGACGCCCATCTTGAACAAACATGAGCTCAATGCCGATACCAGGTAGCGCTTTGATAACATCTTGAATGGTACGGCGAGGCCAACCCGTTTTCTCGATTAGTTTTGGCACATTCGGTCTTTCAATGCTCTCGACGAGCAAGGCAAGATAGAGACGACGTGCAAAAACAGGACTCAGTTCCATTGACACCTCCTATTTATGTGCTTTTCCAATATATTGCATTTCCATTTGGCCGTTTTGCGCTCGATCAAGTTCTCGCTCATCGTGTTAATTTCGAAATTCAACAATTTGTAACCTTAAGTGGCGAAAACAAGCATAAAAACTGTGACCACTGACAAGGTTTTGTTTAACACGGCACTTCTTGATAGGATGCTTAGACACAAGCAAGTGTTGAGCGCCAATTTCTATTTCTAAGCGCTCAACACACAATAATAAAGTAAACAGTTCAACGCCCATAAGGAAGTCATCATGGCCACAACGATGTTTGGTATTCCCAACTGCGACACGATTAAAAAAGCAAAAAAATGGCTTGAAGCCAATGAGTTAGACTATCAATTTCACAACTACCGTAAAGATGGTATCAGTGAAGAAATGGTTCGCCAGTTCTGCGAACAACTTGGCTGGGAACAAGTGGTCAATAAACGCGGCACCACCTACCGTCAACTGACTCAAGAGCAAAAGGACAGCTTGAATCAAGAAACGGCGATTTCGCTACTTGTTGAACACTCAGCAATGATCAAACGCCCTATCCTAGATGTGGACGGCACGCTGCATATCGGATTCAAAGCAGAGCAATACCAACAAGTGTTTAGTGTGTAATTTAGCCGCCAAATTAACTCCCTCTCATTAGTAAATTTAGAAACAAGGATCCTCAAGGATGAATGACAGCCCAGTATTGGCTCTTGCAAAAGATTTAATTAGCCGCCAATCCGTGACACCAGAAGACGCCGATTGCCAGAAAGTGATGATCGAGCGCCTAGAAAAACTCGGTTTTGATGTCGAAGTCATGGTATTTGAAGACACCACTAACTTTTGGGCTCGTCGCGGCACACAAGCGCCACTGTTTGCGTTTGCTGGCCACACTGACGTAGTTCCTGCGGGCAATCTCGACCACTGGCATACGCCTCCATTTGAGCCAACTATCATCGACGGTCATTTGCACGGTCGCGGCGCGGCGGACATGAAAGGCTCACTCGCCTGTATGATTGTTGCGGTTGAACGCTTTATTGAGAATCATCCAGATCACACTGGCTCGATTGGTTTCTTAATCACCTCTGACGAAGAAGGTCCGTTCATCAATGGCACTACACGCGTCGTAGACACCCTGATGGCACGCGATGAAATCATCGACATGTGTATTGTCGGTGAACCATCCAGCACGCACAGCGTTGGCGATGTGGTTAAAAATGGTCG
The Vibrio sp. CB1-14 DNA segment above includes these coding regions:
- the hemH gene encoding ferrochelatase, translated to MSDSSKMGVLLVNLGTPDEPTAKGVRRFLEQFLHDHRVVDMTRWIWCPVLHGIILPIRSPKVAKAYQSVWMDEGSPLMVYSKRQADKLAQSINLPVELGMSYGNPSLQSGITKLLDQGVEKIVVLPLYPQYSGTTTAAAFDGIAKVCKSISTLPAFSMIRDYHDHPMYIKALADKVRVHWEQNGRADYLLCSYHGIPKRYADNGDVYPLHCQATTDLLRQELGLDESQMGMSYQSIFGREEWLQPYTDKTLEKMPGEGIKTIDVMTPAFSVDCLETLEEIAIEAKETFIEAGGERFSYIECLNDSDAHVAMMAELVNNA
- the adk gene encoding adenylate kinase, whose product is MRIILLGAPGAGKGTQAQFIMEKYGIPQISTGDMLRAAIKAGTELGKKAKAVIDAGQLVSDDIILGLIKERIAQDDCEKGFLLDGFPRTIPQADGLKEMGVDVDYVIEFDVADDVIVERMAGRRAHLASGRTYHVVYNPPKVEGKDDVTGEDLVVRDDDKEETVRARLGVYHDQTAPLISYYGKEAEAGSTKYLKFDGTKQVADVSADIEKALS
- the htpG gene encoding molecular chaperone HtpG produces the protein MSTVETKNKETRGFQSEVKQLLHLMIHSLYSNKEIFLRELISNASDAADKLRFQALSNTELYQGDADLGVKLSFDEKNNTLTVSDNGIGMTRDDVIEHLGTIAKSGTKEFFAKLSEEQSKDSQLIGQFGVGFYSAFIVADAVTVRTRAAGTSADQAVQWHSAGEGDYTIEDITKETRGTDIVLHMREEGKEFLSEWRLRDVISKYSDHIGIPVSIWTLERDEEGKETDQGKWEQINKAQALWTRNKSDIKDEEYQEFYKHVSHDFADPLVWSHNRVEGKNDYTSLLYIPAKAPWDMMNRDHKSGLKLYVQRVFIMDDAEQFMPSYLRFVRGLIDSNDLPLNVSREILQDNKVTQSLRGACTKRVLTMLERMAKNDEEKYQSFWKEFGLVLKEGPAEDMANKEKIAGLMRFASTEVDSAEQTISLASYVERMKEGQDKIYYLTADSYAAAKNSPHLEQFKAKGIEVVLMYDRIDEWLMNYLTEFDGKQFQSITKAGLDLSKFEGEEEKEKQKETEEEFKSVVERTQTYLGERVKEVRTTFKLASTPAVVVTDDFEMGTQMAKLLEAAGQEVPEVKYIFEINPEHELVKRMADEADEEAFGRWVEVLLGQAMLAERGSMTDPSQFLGAINKLLAKV
- a CDS encoding transcriptional regulator, which codes for MSNIGTKFILGQRYIFDPNSNSLVDQTNNDEVVRLGSNESRILLLLAERPNEVITRNELHDFVWREQGFEVDDSSLTQAISTLRKMLKDPTKSPQFVKTVPKRGYQLISAVERSAPKASSDTLDEAPVAELPADKLEAVTIATAPTAATVAIAQKPKTPPSVWAMIAVAILLPIVVLMVTNPAQSTFKPLSVVNEVQIVTPESHPDVTSWLPKIEQCVAKYVETHTGDMLPAQVIVTGDQTDQIALNFIHTVDHSSENSTMRIFTEQSDLSKVCQ
- a CDS encoding regulatory protein ToxS gives rise to the protein MKMKYAAILLAISTALSAWLYWGSDLKLEQVLTSNEWQSNMVGIIAARHYPDTDIGPLSRLEMSANVKYLPGGEYIRESSMRLFGDDPETHTLIKISEMGTWTISDNYLLISPREFKDTATAQSDEFTHEQLAMIKQFLKMEAQQSRRIDIVNENTLLLTSLNQGSSILFSN
- a CDS encoding SelT/SelW/SelH family protein, encoding MQKPTIDIYYCRQCNWMLRATWMTQELLHTFSEEVETIRLHPDTGGRFEIYCNEVQIWERKRDGGFPEAKVLKQKVRDIIAPDRDLGHVDSTIR
- a CDS encoding flagellin, with product MAVNVNTNVSAMTAQRYLNNANQAQQTSMERLSSGHKINSAKDDAAGLQISNRLNVQSRGLDVAVRNANDGISIAQTAEGAMNETTNILQRMRDLSLQSSNGSNSKAERVAIQEEVTALNDELNRIAETTSFGGNKLLNGTYGTQSFQIGADNGEAVMLSLRDMRSDNAQMGGSSYQAGNAKDKDWTVAAGTNDLTIDLTDSFGDAQSITINAKAGDDIEQLATYINGQTDLVKASVDQDGKLQVFAGNNKVDGAVAFSGGLAGELDMQAGNAVTVDTIDVTSVGGSQESVAILDSALKYVDSHRAELGAFQNRFNHAINNLDNINENVNASKSRIKDTDFAKETTSMTKSQILSQASSSILAQAKQAPNAALSLLG
- a CDS encoding flagellin, producing MSITVNTNVSAMVAQNHLGAASKALSQSLERLSSGHRINSAKDDAAGLQIANRLDAQISGLGVAQRNANDGISIMQTAEGAMNEATQILQRMRDLSLQSANGANSSQDRQALEQEFVALNNELNRIAETTSFGGRKLLNGTFGSSEFQIGAQSGEALQVGLANLRTDQLSMGGAVYQAGNSAPPEWRVGQSNNALAFSYVDAQGVNQSVAIELKQGDDIEQVATYINGQTDVFAASVDENGQLQIFADSDKVTGAVSFSGTFASEVGLQTGQVVTVNDMSIGTVGGAQLSVSVLDKAMKFVDSHRAELGATQNRLNHTINNLANMEENLSASQSRIRDTDYAKETTQMLKQQILQQVSTTVLAQAKQTPNLALTLLQG
- a CDS encoding Dyp-type peroxidase → MSLPQSAIAPEAEPFALYTQLKVNQNAQQVLDALQKLPALVEELNEAQPGAQLTLSVAFSHSFWSQLEQTMPSELKPFTELGEGDIFAPSSDVDVLAHCHSNRHDLHFYLLRKLMGQIAEDVTIVDETQGFRFMDSRDMTDFVDGTENPKGEQRAEVALVADGEFAGGSYVMVQRFEHNLPAWNRLNVAAQEKVVGRTKPDSIELEDVPAASHVGRVDIKEEGKGLKIVRHSLPYGTVSGPHGLLFIAYCNTVHNFDAMLESMYGATDGKTDQLLRFTKAVTGAYFFAPSQTMLAALTVKG